CGCGGAAGTCCGAGATCGGGAACACGGACTTGAAGACGGCCTGCAGGCCGACGTCCTCGCGCTCGGCCGGCAGCGTGTACATCTGCAGGAAGCGGTCGTAGGACTTCTTCTGGATTTCGATCAGGTTGGGAATCGGGACCGTGGTCCGGATCTTGGAAAAGTCGATGCGCTCGCGGTAGACGTTCTTGGCCAGGCTGCTGCTCATACTTCTCGATTCCCCCGGGTCGGTCCCGCCACGGACCACCCGTCGCACGAGGTTTGCGATGCCGAACTGACTCCAACACAACGGCGAAAGCCGCGCGGCCTCGCCGAAGCACCCGAAGGGTGCCGAGGCGGGCACACGCGGCTCGCGACAGGCCGAGACGTGCTACTTGATCTCGACCTTCGCGCCTGCCTCTTCGAACTTCTTCTTGATGGCCGCGGCCTCGTCCTTGCTCGCGCCTTCCTTGATGGCCTTGGGCGCGCCCTCGACGAGATCCTTGGCTTCCTTCAGGCCGAGCGAGGTGACCTC
The DNA window shown above is from Acidobacteriota bacterium and carries:
- a CDS encoding ribosomal protein L7/L12; translated protein: EVTSLGLKEAKDLVEGAPKAIKEGASKDEAAAIKKKFEEAGAKVEIK